The following nucleotide sequence is from Pseudomonadota bacterium.
GCGTGTTTTTCCGTATAGACTGAAAACCTGAATGCCCAGCGTATTATCGAAAATGTTTTCAGACTCAATCATATTATCCTGTTTTTCTGAAAAAAAACCATGCTGGGGAGAATAAAGAGCAGCCAGTTTTTCAGGAAATTTTTCGTTTATCAATTCCCTTGCATGATTAAAATTACTGTCAACGGAAGCCGGATTGCATAAAAGTCCAAGGCGCTTTCCGGAAATAAATGACGGAGGTGATTTTATAAAATTTTCAAGTCCGCTAAAAGCAGTAGGCATTATATATAAATATCTCCTTCAGTTATTTTTTACTCCATACATCTTTAAGATCATCGCTAAACTGATACCGGATTCCATTTTCATTTAAAATCTCTTCAGTAGCCGCTTCAATCTCATTATGCTTAAAAACAAGGCATTCACTTCTTGTGTTTGCAAATCTGAAGATAACAAATTCTTCCTTGTTATCTCTTAATGTCTCAACAAGATGAACCAGGTTTTTAATCGGCACATCATTTACACTTTTAATTACTCCAAAGGGGCCTCTTGTATCATAGCCTTTGGTAATCCTGTGAGAAAACATAGGGGAAAATACAGCGACTAATTCTTCACCCTCAAAAGAAACATTATCCGACATGCGAGTCACAACAGGGCTCCCGATAGCAGCCAGTAAAAGCGATATTTTATCGGTTTTCAATACCTGCTGAATATAGAACTGATCTAATTCAACAAAAACCAGCGGGCCATAAATAAAATATCTTGGATAATTGAAACCTTTAAACCTTATAAGCTTTTGAGATTCAACACTAACAGGCACATCTATCTTTAGCTGCTCTTTTTTTCGGATAATTGTAAGCGGAACTTTTCCATCTTTGGCTATCCTTGGAACAAGATAAGTGGCAGGAAGTCTTAAGTCTCCGTTGATCCGGATACGGCCTTCATTGTCAATAGAATAATCACCAATATGAGTGATAATATCCCATGGTTTAAGTGGAAAGTCAGGATATATGTTTTTTACTCCCTGGACTACCATTCCGGTTGTCTCGCCTGAAATATTAAGACTTCTGCGCAACGCATCATTTTCAAGCGTCTGCATCCGGATCCCATTTATCATAGGTTGACCTTCATAGCTACCATCAGCGGCATCTTTTAAAAACATTTGAATTTCTTCAACAGGAATAAGAAATCCGATGTTTTCAGCAGCCATAATTTTACTGCAAACAAGACCAATTAACTTCCCACCGGCTACTGCTGCTCCGCCGCTATTGCCGGGGTTTAGTGCAGCATCAATTTGTATCAGCAAACTTGGAAGCCCGTAAAAAACGGCCCGATACTCTATTCGTGACACAATCCCTTCTGTAACGGATTGCTCAAAACCACCCATAGGATATCCGTACACAGAAACAGGATCTTTTGCTTTAGGAAGCTTGTCATCAAAATATAAGGGGGGGTTACTATCAAAAAATTCATCATTTTTAATTTGCAGTAAAGCAAGATCAACTTCGGGAGATTGTGCAATTACTGTTGCTTCAATCTTATCGGCAGATTGATAGGGTTGAATATAGATCTGCTGAGCAAAAGCAACTATATGCGCATTGGTAAGTATTCTGCCACCTTCAATTATTACACCTGATCCTGAAATCTCACGCTGAGTATTTTTGGTCCAGGGTCGTATTATATCCGGCAATCTTTGGGTAGCAATTATTTTCACAACAGATTGAGAAATCTGATCTTCCGCATACACAGTAGATGCAAAAGAATAGATAACAATAACACTTAAAAGAAGAATTATAATTTTATTCACAAAACATATTTCTTCTGCACAGTTGGGAGCACAGCTATTTTCTTTTGTATTAAATCTCATAGGATCCTTTCATACATCTTAACATTATTTAATTTGCTGTTTTGCGGTTTACAATCCTAATACTTTGTTCTTACTATATATATATCGATAAGAATTTTGAAAGTCAACGCTTAAGGTACAGATTATCTG
It contains:
- a CDS encoding trypsin-like peptidase domain-containing protein translates to MRFNTKENSCAPNCAEEICFVNKIIILLLSVIVIYSFASTVYAEDQISQSVVKIIATQRLPDIIRPWTKNTQREISGSGVIIEGGRILTNAHIVAFAQQIYIQPYQSADKIEATVIAQSPEVDLALLQIKNDEFFDSNPPLYFDDKLPKAKDPVSVYGYPMGGFEQSVTEGIVSRIEYRAVFYGLPSLLIQIDAALNPGNSGGAAVAGGKLIGLVCSKIMAAENIGFLIPVEEIQMFLKDAADGSYEGQPMINGIRMQTLENDALRRSLNISGETTGMVVQGVKNIYPDFPLKPWDIITHIGDYSIDNEGRIRINGDLRLPATYLVPRIAKDGKVPLTIIRKKEQLKIDVPVSVESQKLIRFKGFNYPRYFIYGPLVFVELDQFYIQQVLKTDKISLLLAAIGSPVVTRMSDNVSFEGEELVAVFSPMFSHRITKGYDTRGPFGVIKSVNDVPIKNLVHLVETLRDNKEEFVIFRFANTRSECLVFKHNEIEAATEEILNENGIRYQFSDDLKDVWSKK